One genomic region from Chthoniobacterales bacterium encodes:
- a CDS encoding type II toxin-antitoxin system HicA family toxin — MSKAEKLVAKILGGTSDKNFDFADLCYILERAGFQMRWGKGSHRIYFREGVVEIINVQPRNGKAKPYQVKQVREVLLKYKIDVE; from the coding sequence ATGAGCAAAGCGGAAAAACTTGTCGCAAAGATTCTTGGTGGCACATCGGACAAGAATTTCGACTTCGCGGATCTTTGTTACATCCTGGAGCGAGCGGGCTTTCAAATGCGCTGGGGCAAAGGAAGTCACCGAATCTACTTTCGGGAGGGAGTCGTGGAGATCATCAACGTCCAGCCGCGCAACGGCAAGGCCAAGCCGTATCAAGTAAAACAGGTGCGTGAAGTGCTTTTGAAGTATAAGATCGACGTCGAATGA
- a CDS encoding DNA/RNA helicase domain-containing protein, which produces MPAFFRATVAEFFQTPVDAGMLKLTGGAAAAGFELKPDQHEAWLEQWTCLQSALRTLGLTQMNAEKWSVLLEYEIAGRRKRLDCVLLTDAGLVAIEFKVGADAFESADRWQLQEYCWNLRDFHRESRGVPIAPILVATNAPRLVANSPLKFGDRCGVILDTVCCGAATLVPAIDLAILALREKGRWSFDAPRWDASVSAPTPSVVECARRLFEGHDVREISHAHADNTDIALECLHEAVKTAREENVRIICFVTGVPGAGKTLVGLNAAYRQEMIESAGGPVCFASGNQPLLDVLQAALVMNRTKGAKMRREVAHDASTPVKNVHDFALATLTASGSAPPYNVVVFDEAQRVWSAKKLRDGLAKRQRRRNLSKEQVEEVLGHGESEPDLLLALMERCDWCMVVALVGSGQEIHDGEAGLAEWGQALARRSTNWKVWLPPEALGVEGAAARVRLFAEGQMPSSATEKPALHLAIAKRSYRAEKYAEWVNLVIAGNVDEARTVAETLGEYPIWITRDLSTAKDLLRKYAGEDLRAGLLASSGALRLRADGIEVSPGFRGGVNWPDWFLRPVGDIRSSSQLEVSATEFECQGLELDWCGICWGGDFVVRPGGANWESRRVRTPARKPPRWYFEKLQEKQEFARNKYRVLLTRGRIGVVIFVPRGDERDQTREPVVFDSTANFLVKCGATRV; this is translated from the coding sequence ATGCCAGCTTTCTTCCGGGCGACCGTCGCTGAGTTTTTCCAGACGCCGGTTGACGCTGGGATGTTGAAGCTGACTGGCGGCGCAGCAGCAGCAGGCTTCGAGTTGAAGCCAGACCAGCACGAAGCGTGGCTCGAACAGTGGACGTGCTTGCAGTCGGCTTTGCGAACTCTCGGCCTCACGCAAATGAACGCCGAAAAATGGAGCGTTTTGCTCGAATACGAGATTGCCGGGCGCCGCAAACGTCTCGATTGCGTCCTCCTGACCGACGCCGGCCTTGTCGCCATCGAATTCAAAGTTGGCGCTGATGCTTTTGAGAGCGCGGATCGTTGGCAACTTCAAGAGTACTGCTGGAACCTGCGCGATTTCCACCGAGAGAGTCGCGGAGTGCCGATTGCGCCGATCCTTGTTGCAACGAATGCACCTCGCCTTGTCGCTAATTCGCCTTTGAAATTCGGCGATCGATGCGGGGTGATTCTGGACACGGTTTGCTGTGGTGCCGCGACACTCGTACCCGCAATCGATTTAGCTATTCTCGCACTCAGGGAAAAAGGTCGTTGGAGCTTCGACGCTCCGCGTTGGGACGCTTCGGTTTCCGCTCCAACTCCATCCGTTGTCGAATGCGCGCGCCGGCTTTTCGAGGGCCACGATGTGCGGGAGATCAGCCACGCTCACGCCGACAACACGGACATCGCGCTCGAGTGCTTGCACGAGGCTGTTAAGACCGCGCGAGAGGAAAACGTGCGGATAATTTGCTTCGTCACCGGTGTGCCGGGCGCCGGAAAAACATTAGTGGGGCTAAACGCTGCATATCGGCAAGAAATGATTGAAAGCGCGGGCGGCCCAGTGTGCTTCGCGAGCGGGAATCAGCCATTACTCGATGTGCTCCAAGCCGCTCTGGTAATGAATCGCACAAAAGGTGCGAAGATGCGGCGCGAGGTCGCTCATGATGCGAGCACGCCTGTGAAAAATGTTCACGATTTCGCACTGGCAACGCTCACTGCGAGTGGGTCCGCGCCTCCCTACAACGTCGTCGTCTTCGACGAAGCGCAGAGGGTATGGAGCGCAAAGAAGCTTCGCGATGGTTTAGCGAAACGGCAACGGCGTCGCAACCTAAGCAAGGAGCAGGTTGAAGAGGTTCTGGGGCACGGCGAATCCGAGCCGGATTTATTGTTGGCCCTCATGGAAAGATGCGATTGGTGCATGGTTGTCGCGCTCGTCGGCAGCGGCCAAGAGATTCATGATGGCGAAGCAGGACTTGCCGAATGGGGCCAGGCCCTCGCCCGTCGCTCAACGAACTGGAAGGTGTGGCTGCCGCCTGAGGCGCTCGGTGTTGAGGGTGCCGCTGCGAGAGTGCGGCTTTTTGCTGAGGGGCAAATGCCCTCGTCTGCGACCGAAAAACCCGCATTGCATCTCGCTATCGCAAAGCGCAGCTACCGGGCAGAAAAATATGCGGAGTGGGTGAACCTCGTCATTGCCGGCAACGTGGACGAAGCGCGCACAGTCGCAGAGACACTCGGCGAGTATCCGATTTGGATTACGCGGGACCTGTCGACGGCGAAGGATCTCCTCCGCAAGTATGCAGGAGAAGATCTACGGGCAGGGTTGCTCGCAAGCTCCGGGGCCTTGCGCCTCCGCGCGGATGGCATCGAAGTGTCGCCAGGTTTCCGAGGCGGCGTCAACTGGCCGGATTGGTTTCTCCGCCCAGTCGGCGACATCCGCAGTTCAAGCCAGCTTGAAGTTTCAGCGACGGAGTTCGAGTGTCAGGGGTTGGAACTTGATTGGTGCGGTATTTGTTGGGGCGGGGATTTTGTCGTGAGGCCTGGCGGGGCAAACTGGGAATCTCGCCGCGTTCGAACACCTGCGCGTAAACCACCGCGCTGGTATTTTGAGAAGTTGCAAGAGAAGCAGGAGTTCGCACGGAACAAGTATCGCGTCCTGTTGACGCGTGGCCGGATCGGCGTTGTGATCTTCGTGCCACGCGGTGACGAACGTGATCAAACGCGCGAGCCCGTCGTGTTTGATTCAACGGCGAATTTTCTAGTGAAATGCGGCGCCACACGAGTTTAG
- a CDS encoding 2-oxoacid:acceptor oxidoreductase subunit alpha, producing the protein MNETSTTPETNAPNSKEDPTAKRGSLAAAPSSSSGTDRADLRPESIHDAVIRLAGNSQDGIQSAGAFLARLAGRSDQDVMTYMTIPATISGGPSIFQVRMGTGEVLSAGDEADFLVAFYQHSYQDHIGFLKEGGVLLYDSDNVQPDLDDKRFVYVGVPITGLTVEALGGTAKDKGKNIFILGLIAKIFHLDVEKLTTLIKEKFAGKDSSIANTAIMAFTAGYAYPVGNVLTKQYKFERLTPKVGDRAQITMDGNQALAYGLIAAGVRYGAGYPITPWSSVMEILRTELAKYGGIFVQAEDELGAVSLALGFSLSGYLAVTGSAGPGISLKTEAIGWASMSEMPLIIINVQRGGPSTGLPTNVEQSDLFQAIYGGHGDSPRVVLAAATVEDCFYISLEAARIARKYSTPVFILSDTSLATRIEAFDEPHLKDLMVDPKLDLSPRPAGFKPYAVDQITQHVPPGSPMLDGKYPLISGLEHDEMGHPTGSPKMHMAMTAKRRNKLRKLAEEIPVPEVYGDQEGRTLLVGWGSTYGPIHDAVKLAREHGEKAGALHLRHIHPLPNGLEKIFAKFQRVVVVEMNDQGIYGFGQLATLLRARYCEPKIESATKTDGLTFRVKEILERVFEGRSFAARNIPREGLPIVHADTSGENVKTLKEIVSQGVG; encoded by the coding sequence GTGAACGAAACCTCAACCACACCAGAAACCAACGCTCCGAACAGCAAGGAAGATCCCACCGCCAAACGCGGATCTCTCGCCGCTGCTCCTTCTTCCAGTTCAGGCACTGACCGCGCCGATCTCCGCCCGGAAAGCATCCACGATGCCGTTATCCGGCTCGCGGGCAATTCGCAGGACGGCATCCAGAGCGCCGGCGCGTTCCTCGCCCGCCTCGCCGGCCGGAGCGACCAGGATGTCATGACCTACATGACGATCCCCGCCACCATTTCCGGCGGTCCCTCGATTTTCCAAGTCCGCATGGGCACCGGCGAAGTCCTTTCCGCCGGCGACGAAGCCGATTTCCTGGTCGCGTTTTATCAACACAGTTACCAGGACCACATCGGCTTTCTGAAAGAAGGCGGTGTCCTCCTTTACGATTCCGATAACGTCCAGCCCGACCTCGACGACAAACGTTTCGTTTACGTCGGCGTGCCGATCACCGGCCTGACCGTCGAAGCGCTCGGCGGCACGGCCAAGGACAAGGGGAAAAACATTTTCATCCTTGGCCTGATCGCGAAAATCTTTCACCTCGACGTCGAGAAACTCACGACCCTGATCAAAGAGAAATTCGCCGGCAAAGATTCGAGCATTGCCAACACCGCCATCATGGCGTTCACCGCCGGTTACGCCTACCCGGTCGGCAACGTCCTGACGAAGCAGTATAAATTTGAGAGGCTCACGCCGAAGGTAGGCGATCGCGCCCAGATCACGATGGATGGCAATCAGGCGCTCGCCTATGGGCTGATCGCCGCCGGCGTGCGTTACGGCGCCGGCTACCCGATCACGCCCTGGTCGTCCGTCATGGAAATCCTGCGAACCGAGTTAGCAAAATACGGTGGTATCTTCGTCCAGGCGGAGGACGAACTCGGCGCCGTCTCGTTGGCGCTGGGATTTTCGTTATCGGGTTATCTCGCGGTCACCGGCAGCGCCGGACCCGGCATTTCGCTCAAGACCGAAGCGATCGGCTGGGCCTCGATGTCGGAAATGCCGCTCATCATTATCAACGTGCAACGCGGTGGACCGAGCACCGGCCTGCCGACGAACGTCGAGCAGAGCGATCTTTTCCAGGCCATTTACGGCGGACACGGCGACAGCCCGCGCGTCGTCCTCGCCGCCGCGACGGTAGAAGATTGTTTTTACATTTCGCTCGAAGCCGCCCGGATCGCGCGCAAATACAGCACGCCGGTTTTCATCTTGAGCGACACTTCGCTCGCGACCCGGATCGAAGCGTTCGACGAGCCGCACCTGAAGGATTTGATGGTCGATCCGAAACTCGATCTCTCGCCACGCCCGGCCGGGTTCAAGCCGTACGCCGTCGACCAGATCACGCAACATGTGCCGCCCGGCTCGCCAATGCTGGACGGAAAATATCCGCTCATCTCCGGGCTCGAGCACGACGAGATGGGCCACCCGACCGGCAGCCCGAAGATGCACATGGCGATGACTGCGAAGCGTCGCAACAAACTGCGCAAACTCGCCGAGGAAATTCCGGTTCCGGAAGTTTATGGCGACCAGGAAGGCCGCACCCTGCTCGTCGGCTGGGGTTCCACCTACGGCCCGATCCACGACGCCGTGAAACTGGCGCGCGAACATGGCGAGAAAGCCGGCGCGCTCCATCTCCGACATATCCATCCGTTACCCAACGGTCTCGAAAAAATCTTCGCGAAATTCCAGCGCGTCGTCGTCGTCGAGATGAACGACCAGGGCATTTACGGCTTCGGCCAGCTGGCCACCCTCCTGCGCGCCCGTTATTGCGAGCCAAAAATCGAAAGCGCCACCAAGACCGACGGCCTCACCTTCCGGGTGAAAGAAATCCTCGAACGCGTGTTCGAGGGCCGCTCGTTCGCCGCTCGAAATATTCCGCGCGAAGGCCTTCCGATCGTCCATGCCGATACCTCAGGCGAGAACGTGAAGACCTTGAAAGAAATCGTTTCCCAAGGAGTTGGGTAA
- a CDS encoding type II toxin-antitoxin system HicB family antitoxin, giving the protein MTTRYELIIYWSKDDDSFVVEVPELPGCLADGQTYAEAVANAEVVIAEWIETARKLGRPIPEPRGKLAHV; this is encoded by the coding sequence ATGACAACGCGCTACGAGCTGATCATTTACTGGAGCAAAGACGACGATAGTTTCGTTGTGGAAGTTCCGGAGCTGCCCGGATGCCTGGCAGATGGCCAAACCTACGCGGAAGCCGTGGCAAACGCCGAGGTCGTCATTGCGGAATGGATCGAAACTGCGCGTAAACTTGGCCGGCCGATTCCCGAGCCACGGGGCAAACTCGCCCACGTCTAG
- a CDS encoding YncE family protein — protein sequence MRLRTAGLVLSGAIALHNAAAGDAYKFLNEIPIGGEGGWDILTVDSAARRLYLSHATKVVVVDLEKNAVVGEIADTPGVHGFIAVPAVGNGFSTNGRENKSSVVDLKTLKTVSKIDTGANPDAFAYDAKRGEVYLFNHSGNSATVIDAKTAKVVATIQLGGEPEFGVSDAAAGKVYVNLEDKSEVAVIDAVKHEVVARWPLAPGTEPTGIALDAAHHRLFAACHNKVMEMLDTTSGKVVASVPIGAGVDGCAFDDATQLAFASCGEGTTTIAKEEGDKLTTVQTLKTERSARTMALDPKTHRIFLPSAQFEPAASPSPGASPTRPKMVPNSMKLLVYAPIDAASDK from the coding sequence ATGCGCTTACGAACGGCTGGGTTGGTGCTCAGCGGTGCAATTGCCCTGCACAACGCGGCGGCGGGCGACGCTTACAAATTTCTGAATGAAATCCCGATTGGCGGCGAGGGCGGCTGGGATATTCTGACGGTCGATTCGGCGGCGAGGCGGCTTTATCTGTCGCACGCGACAAAGGTCGTCGTGGTCGATTTGGAGAAGAACGCGGTCGTGGGCGAGATCGCGGACACGCCGGGCGTGCACGGATTCATTGCGGTGCCGGCAGTCGGGAACGGGTTTTCGACGAACGGGCGAGAAAACAAATCGAGCGTGGTCGATTTGAAGACGCTCAAGACCGTTTCAAAAATCGACACGGGCGCGAATCCGGATGCGTTCGCTTACGATGCGAAACGTGGCGAGGTTTACCTCTTCAACCACAGCGGAAATTCCGCGACGGTGATCGACGCGAAGACGGCGAAGGTCGTGGCGACGATTCAACTGGGCGGCGAGCCGGAATTTGGCGTGAGCGACGCCGCCGCGGGGAAGGTCTACGTCAATCTCGAGGACAAAAGCGAAGTGGCGGTGATTGACGCAGTGAAGCACGAAGTGGTGGCGCGCTGGCCGCTGGCGCCGGGGACGGAACCGACCGGGATCGCGCTCGACGCAGCGCATCATCGCTTGTTCGCGGCCTGTCACAACAAAGTTATGGAGATGCTCGACACGACGAGCGGCAAGGTGGTGGCGAGCGTGCCGATTGGCGCAGGCGTGGATGGTTGCGCCTTCGATGACGCGACGCAGCTTGCCTTTGCCTCCTGCGGCGAAGGAACGACGACCATCGCGAAGGAAGAGGGCGACAAGCTGACGACGGTGCAGACGTTAAAGACGGAGCGGAGCGCGCGGACGATGGCGCTCGATCCGAAAACGCACCGCATCTTTTTGCCTTCGGCTCAGTTCGAACCGGCGGCGTCGCCTTCACCGGGAGCGTCTCCTACGCGACCAAAGATGGTGCCGAACTCAATGAAGCTCCTGGTTTACGCGCCGATTGATGCAGCCAGTGACAAGTGA
- a CDS encoding thiamine pyrophosphate-dependent enzyme: MSTETNPPSPNGNGSAAATEAATAVLEFVREKVTKKAITADHPTWCPGCGDFAVLASYYKVIEKRQLDHEKIVTLAGIGCSSRFPYFVNGYGAHFIHGRAVPLASGISLARPDLHVFLFGGDGDGFSIGGNHLNHGARKNINLTYFIMDNFVYGLTKKQTSPTSPIGFKSKTDPTGAIDHPVNPMKQLISAGATFIARTHATQVNHMIQMIERAMDHQGFSVIECLSECVEFFPGAFDPANPRKGGAFELIEEKKWDNTPEDELRHDVTDELAAYKLATLPFPGVFGVFYESDRPTKNALEKKWIDTTREKLGNPSDLALLQKTFDRMK; the protein is encoded by the coding sequence GTGAGCACCGAAACCAACCCGCCATCACCGAACGGAAACGGCTCCGCCGCGGCCACCGAGGCCGCCACCGCCGTTCTCGAGTTCGTCCGCGAAAAAGTCACCAAGAAAGCGATCACCGCCGATCACCCGACCTGGTGTCCCGGCTGCGGCGACTTCGCCGTGCTCGCTTCCTATTACAAAGTCATCGAGAAACGGCAGCTCGATCACGAGAAGATCGTCACCCTGGCGGGGATCGGTTGTTCCTCGCGTTTCCCCTATTTCGTGAACGGCTACGGCGCCCATTTCATTCACGGCCGCGCCGTCCCGCTCGCTTCCGGCATCAGCCTGGCCCGGCCCGACCTGCACGTCTTCCTCTTCGGCGGGGACGGCGACGGCTTCTCGATCGGCGGCAACCATCTCAATCACGGCGCGCGCAAGAACATTAACCTGACGTACTTCATCATGGACAACTTCGTCTACGGCCTGACGAAGAAACAGACCTCGCCCACCTCGCCCATTGGTTTCAAATCCAAGACCGACCCGACCGGCGCCATCGACCATCCGGTGAACCCGATGAAACAACTCATCAGCGCCGGCGCCACGTTCATCGCGCGGACGCACGCTACCCAGGTCAACCACATGATCCAGATGATCGAGCGCGCCATGGACCACCAGGGCTTTAGCGTCATCGAATGCCTCAGCGAATGCGTCGAATTTTTCCCCGGCGCCTTCGACCCCGCGAACCCGCGCAAAGGCGGCGCCTTCGAGCTGATCGAGGAAAAGAAATGGGACAACACCCCAGAAGACGAGCTCCGCCACGACGTCACCGACGAGCTCGCCGCCTACAAGCTGGCAACGCTGCCTTTCCCCGGCGTCTTCGGCGTCTTCTACGAAAGCGATCGTCCCACCAAAAACGCCCTCGAGAAAAAGTGGATCGACACCACCCGGGAGAAACTCGGCAACCCATCCGATCTCGCATTGCTCCAAAAGACTTTCGATCGGATGAAGTAA
- a CDS encoding addiction module protein, whose translation MNLKTEVFRLSTPERLEAMELLWAALSKDPTQVESPAWHVRVLAGRQAKVDAGEAQFLTIDQLKKRLRR comes from the coding sequence GTGAATCTGAAAACGGAGGTGTTCCGCCTCAGCACTCCAGAGCGCTTGGAAGCGATGGAATTGCTTTGGGCGGCCCTGTCCAAAGATCCCACGCAGGTTGAATCACCGGCATGGCACGTTAGGGTCCTCGCTGGACGCCAGGCGAAGGTGGACGCGGGCGAAGCACAATTTCTCACGATCGACCAACTAAAGAAACGCCTTCGCCGTTGA
- a CDS encoding glycoside hydrolase family 25 protein → MKFFILRILFLVIAFRVSALAGNSVVNLSHYDLMRVDFEAMKREGIVGVIHEATYPPSVRDAYYGPRQTAAARAGLLWGAYHFGNASDPIRQAEHFLNTVASSFRGPSLQPSGVLLVLDFEKNGHYPGGSMRVDQAARFVERIKQRTGKYPGLYGSEYRLRSMLNASNVNRADKAILGNCWLWIANYHYQPAVPSPWSNWRLWQYTGDGKCDLRPRSSYPIRVANIPRAERNMFRGSDESLAAWWQEHAWLPAE, encoded by the coding sequence ATGAAGTTTTTCATTCTCCGCATTTTGTTTCTCGTCATCGCGTTCCGCGTCTCGGCCTTGGCCGGAAACAGCGTCGTGAATCTGTCGCACTACGACCTGATGCGGGTCGATTTCGAAGCCATGAAACGCGAAGGCATCGTCGGCGTCATTCATGAAGCGACTTATCCGCCATCCGTGCGCGATGCTTACTACGGCCCGCGCCAGACTGCCGCCGCCCGTGCCGGTTTGCTTTGGGGCGCCTATCATTTCGGCAATGCCAGCGATCCCATTCGCCAGGCCGAACATTTCCTCAACACCGTTGCGTCGAGTTTTCGTGGACCCTCCCTTCAGCCGAGTGGCGTGTTGCTGGTCCTCGATTTTGAAAAGAACGGGCATTACCCGGGCGGTTCCATGCGGGTGGACCAGGCCGCGCGCTTCGTCGAGCGCATCAAACAGCGGACTGGAAAATACCCGGGCCTTTACGGGAGCGAATACCGGCTCCGCTCGATGCTAAACGCGTCCAACGTCAATCGCGCCGACAAAGCCATCCTCGGAAATTGCTGGCTCTGGATTGCCAATTACCATTACCAGCCCGCCGTGCCTTCGCCCTGGAGCAATTGGCGGCTGTGGCAATACACCGGCGACGGCAAATGCGATCTCCGCCCGCGCTCCTCCTACCCCATTCGAGTCGCCAACATTCCCAGGGCCGAGCGCAATATGTTTCGCGGCAGCGACGAGTCCCTCGCCGCCTGGTGGCAGGAACACGCCTGGCTGCCCGCGGAATAA
- a CDS encoding helix-turn-helix transcriptional regulator — protein sequence MSAPKPLNIIGDRVRDARAKRKPSLTQDELSGQLAALGVTIDRAGVSKIESGIRSVLDYELKALSKALGVPVEWLLGIEK from the coding sequence ATGTCTGCACCGAAGCCGCTGAACATTATTGGCGATCGCGTCCGTGATGCCCGCGCCAAGCGAAAGCCTTCCCTAACGCAGGACGAGCTGTCGGGACAACTCGCTGCCTTGGGGGTAACGATTGATCGCGCGGGAGTATCAAAGATTGAATCGGGCATTCGGAGTGTTCTCGACTACGAATTGAAAGCTCTGTCGAAGGCCCTGGGCGTTCCTGTCGAGTGGCTGCTCGGGATCGAGAAGTGA
- a CDS encoding DNA cytosine methyltransferase, protein MSSQSDSPQLISFHKVGENRGSPRLWLESRRLETLGFSAGTAFVIEPRTRGVCLRTSQEGTHHVAQRRAAGGVRPIIDVVNRSLLASLARWGEVKIAGATGLINVTPSVRAFTIHRQCSSIAPWRTLEVFAGGGTLSAAIGAHRDFRLVAGVEIEPRFADVWQASHRDALLIQADVRRIHPREYPAHEVLVAAIPCTSHSPLGRAKKSLGQKPELGDTGDLFLCIAALVATHLPLACVFENVPSFGSSLAGQTLAHHLQQLGYHITQTILDPHKEWAEPQDRRRWLMVATLVPDFTLQPPNVPFDQDLSDILDPPSECDRGEAERIAGSIAALRRHRERHRALGHGFGFTTITAQSSRVPTIVRSYHKINVGPFVETAFGPRLLRKHEVEKLMGCTIACEHYATAIEILGQGVQTRVFSEVLTQLAAFLRTVRR, encoded by the coding sequence ATGAGTTCACAAAGTGATTCTCCCCAACTTATCTCGTTTCATAAGGTCGGCGAAAACCGCGGTAGTCCACGTCTTTGGCTGGAATCTCGTCGACTCGAAACATTAGGGTTTTCGGCGGGCACCGCCTTTGTCATCGAACCTCGCACGCGCGGCGTGTGCCTGCGAACATCACAAGAGGGCACGCATCACGTCGCACAACGTCGGGCAGCCGGCGGTGTGCGCCCCATTATCGATGTCGTGAATCGATCGCTGCTCGCGTCACTCGCAAGATGGGGAGAAGTGAAAATCGCTGGGGCAACCGGGCTCATTAATGTCACGCCGTCCGTCCGCGCGTTTACAATCCACCGACAATGCAGCTCAATCGCACCATGGCGGACGTTGGAGGTCTTTGCCGGCGGCGGTACGCTCTCAGCCGCAATCGGAGCGCATCGGGACTTTCGCCTCGTGGCAGGGGTCGAAATCGAGCCTCGCTTCGCGGATGTCTGGCAGGCTTCGCATCGCGACGCGTTGCTCATTCAAGCCGACGTGCGACGGATTCATCCGAGGGAGTATCCCGCGCACGAGGTCCTCGTGGCCGCGATCCCTTGCACGAGCCATTCGCCGCTCGGGCGCGCAAAGAAATCGCTCGGGCAAAAGCCTGAGCTTGGCGATACAGGCGACCTCTTCTTGTGCATCGCCGCACTTGTCGCGACGCACCTTCCGCTCGCGTGCGTATTCGAGAACGTGCCGTCATTTGGTTCTTCCCTAGCGGGCCAAACACTGGCACATCATCTCCAACAGCTCGGCTACCACATCACCCAAACCATTCTTGATCCCCACAAGGAATGGGCGGAACCACAAGATCGACGGCGCTGGCTGATGGTGGCGACGTTGGTTCCAGACTTCACACTTCAGCCACCAAACGTTCCGTTCGATCAGGATCTTTCCGATATCCTTGATCCACCGAGTGAATGCGATCGCGGCGAGGCTGAGAGGATTGCCGGAAGCATTGCCGCTCTCCGCCGTCATCGTGAACGGCACCGTGCCCTCGGACACGGATTTGGTTTTACGACAATCACCGCTCAGTCATCGCGCGTACCGACTATCGTTCGATCCTACCACAAGATTAACGTCGGCCCCTTTGTTGAGACGGCGTTCGGTCCGCGTCTTCTCCGTAAACACGAAGTCGAGAAATTAATGGGCTGCACAATCGCGTGCGAGCACTACGCAACTGCGATCGAGATTCTCGGCCAAGGGGTGCAAACGCGAGTGTTCAGCGAGGTGCTCACCCAACTTGCCGCATTTCTACGTACCGTCCGGCGCTAA